The nucleotide sequence ttttaatagcaAACAAGAATTTACGAGAATAATAAACATGCTGCATgtgtttttttcaggtttatcaAAAGGCTGATAGAGGAATAAACAAATGTCGAAGTTCAGAGTCACAACCAGATCAATATATTCGAATTTGCATACATTGTGATGGGCAGCAAGTGATCTTTCGAATAAAGCTCCACAGATGCTAAAAtgttatcatttcttttgttttccatataaataataatgacatatgataataatgataatgacaatagtaatagcggcaataataataatagcaataataataataataatattttattattattattattattattattattattattattattattattattgttatgtattatatataatttattatatatatattatatataatatttgcaacaaaaaatagcaataataatttttattattgtagtcattaccattaatattatcgttaacatattttatactaatatatgtaagtataagtatgattttttttctagaactgTCTCTGCAACCCTTTCAGACATTCCTATCGACAACTGCTAACGAAATATAGCAGGGATAGTCGGTGTAATTATTGTACTATTCTtatgatggttattatcatcactgccattgtcattactactgccattagcattatcattgttattctatcattatcagaattatgtAATCATTTACCATTTATAATGGTAGGAATTGTGGAAGTCAGTTAAGAAAAGTATACAGATGTAATGTAGTTGTTTTTAGGACAATTAAGTTTTACCCCATAATTCTAGATCTTAATTGCCCTTAAAATATGCTCCGTGTGCGAGAGTCTCGCCTGGTTTTGTTCAAAAGGTACAACAACTTTGACGCGATGGATTTACGAACGcccgacaataataataataataataataataataataataataataataataataataaatgtataagatTCTTCGCACCGGCTGATGTCTCCGTACATATTGTTTTTCTAACTATAGATGTCTCTGCATGTTAACATTTTCCCTATTAGAATTCTTCCCGCCAATAGATGACTCTACATACTAGTTATTCCTTTCGCTGATGGGTATCCCCATAGAAAATAGTTATTCCTCCCACCGATAGATGTCCTTGTAGATATTTTTTCCCGATGGTAGATGTCTCTATATGTTAGTTTTGTTTATACCGATAAATGTCCAGTAAATGTTAGTTACTCCTTTCACCGATAGATGCCCTCCTAGGCGTGACTTTCTTATCCCACCGATAGATGTCCTCATAAGTATGAGCCATTCCCCTTAGCGATAGACGATTGTATGAAAATCTTGAGTTTCCATTAGTTATTCCTCCTCCATATAGATGATTTCTCTCACCAACATATAACCCTAAAGATATTTGTTAGTTACTTTCCCCACCAGTGGGTGGCCATAGGTAATAGTTTTTCTTCTACTGATAGAATTTCATGTAAGTGCTAGTTATTCTTTCCACCAATAGATGTCCCTATAGATATTACCTTTCCTCCTACTGATAGATGTCTTTATTCATCACTTACTCTTATCAGTGACagttaaaattttcccatttatgCCCTCATAGATTTTGACGCTGCTATAAGTGTTATTATTCTAGCCATCGATAGTGACCTTATAGATATCAGTTATTCTTCCCACCAAGAGAGTCATTGTACAGGCTAGTTTTTCTTCCTACCGACAGATGTCATTGTACATGATAGATATTTTCCCGCCGAAGATGGCCCAATAGTTATCAGTTATTCTTCCACCGATAGTGGCCCAAATAGATCAGtgcaggtctgaagatggaaccaggtggatatcgaaactgctatatcatttttaataaatctagttcgtgcattttttttttttttaccaaaatcagTTATCCTCCCACATGCATGTGCTTGTATAGCAAAAACATTCCTCCCACTGATAGATGGCTCAAGATATCAGTTATCCTTCCACCAACAGATGTCCCTGTACAAGTAGTTATTCTTCTTACCGATAGATGTCCTTATGCGTTTAGTCATGTCTCCACTTATGTTAATAATCCCTCCCTACAAtagcttcccccctctcccttccaaagAGTGATAATTATCTCTCAAATCTAATGTAGTTTCTCTTCCCACTGATAGATGGCCCTGtcgaggggggattttttttccccttttcatttgctTGTATTTGTTTACACAGATCAGTGAGTTAGAGCTAGGgtgtttggttaaaaaaaatccctatgtAATCAAGAAAAAAGAGGGTGTTTGGTTAAGAAACCCTAAaaagcagaaagaggaagaaggtgtaTGGTTAAGAAAACCctatagaagaagaaagatgaggatgTTTGGTTAATAAAAAcctataaaataagaaagaaagaagagggtggTTGGTTATgcaaaaggtactcccaagatgTCGAACCCTTGCATTCTGTGCAAGACGTGCAAAGAAACGCATCCTGATGCCGTTTTCCATCGCTTTCCGAGGACCAAGACGAGGTGAAGCAGGGCAGGGACTTAAAAATACGGGGTGATTCTATAAAACAGAGTGATTCTATAAATACTGGCTGATTCATAATTACTGGCTGCTTCTATGACTGAGATAAGTGATAGTcggagttttaatttttttttctttgtttatgagaattacttatattcatcagaattattaaatatatgttgggTATTTATTCGGTTATTTGCAAGGTTTCCAGGGTTATTTTCGGTTATTACATATGAGGTTTCTAAAATGGCTTTTCTGATTCTAAATCGTTCTCCCCTTCACTCGGATAATTATCGAGGATGGGAGTATGAGGACTAGGAAAAGAATATACTAATATAGTGATCCTAAACACACAAAGTCTATTGTTTGAAGTAAAGTTAATGTAGATTAACAGgtcacatgttttttttatgttatagtcATCGTAATCAGTATTTGTCTCTTCCAAAAGCAAAATATTTCCAAGTAATACTATTATGATATTGTAGATATGTTTAGTCCAAATATCATGTTTGCAGTGATACATATACTGTTACTTGCAATGTTTATCTAGCTCATTTTCATTTATCCATAGGCTGTCAGGCAGAAGGAATTTAATTAATTGATTAGATATGTAAGCAAGGAATAGGAAAGCTAATAGAAGGGGAACTTTCTTCTACAGAGTTAGTTATTTGAGGTATTATACGAAATATTCCTTTCATTTGCAAAAtgtaattataactatatttttgcTTTCAGATGTCAAAGATGGCTAAACGCACTGCAGCTTGATGCTATCAAAGACAAAACCCCGCGAGAGTTGTACAAGTCATTTCGACTGTGCAGCAATCATTTTTCACCAAAGAACTACCTGACTGGGACGCATTTCCCAGGATTAAGAGAAAATGCCTGCCCAGACCAAAATCTTGGTAAGATGTTGAATATGTAGTAGTATACTAACATCTTGtatctttgtttttctattgcttttcattttatttatttactttatcattattctttaaattACTTCTTTGGATTTCTTAGATATATTGTAacctttatgtattttctttctgtttaaaaGGTtccaaaaattttgtgtgtgcagGAAAAGATGTACATATGACAGATACTCtttggaaaatatacatatatacctgtgaTAATTATTTTCAGATCCAGATAATTTACCACTCCCGGCTGAAGCTGCAGAGAATATAACATCTGAAAATAAACCCCCATCAAACTTGCCTAAGGATTCAGGTATGTGTGTTTCACCATTTATAAGGAGAAAGGTTGAAATACTCCATAAGTTGGAATAAGGCATGCcaggtatgtgttttgtttgaaattttattcaatttggagtttcctatttttttcttcttgtcattattactgatCATGTTCATTCTACATTTTGTatgcttatgatatatatacgaaatTATCCAATACAATTGTATGTGTATAGTAAATGAAACTGATGGGTAATGTGAATAGAAAAACATCAGCAAcatcactatatattttattcaagCATAATATTATCCCACTTTATATAGGTGTATCAAGCATTACTATGAGTATatgacatgataaaaaaataaataccttaAAGCTCCTGGGCTATATGGTTTTCCCTTATATTATTCTGTGGGTTACTTagcttaactatatatatatatgatatataataataaattttatatataatatattaatatatatatatataatatatattataatatatacatatattatgatatttatataatattatttatataaaaatataatagatttataataattttataatattactaatcagtATATTTTCTACAGATttagtatatttgatatatattagataatttttattacccttgatttataatatatgtaattatagaaaacatatattatatttattcagatatgttatcaatagtattaagatatatgatatgCTATACAATAGTATTTATAAATCTGAAgagttgtataatataatttatcttatatatctactattatttattcacatattatatataatatagatcatatttaggatataaaataaatatatatatgataaaatttatataatgatatatattatatatatatatatatctatatatatatctatatagatataaatatatatatatattctataaatatattaaaatatatatatataaaataatatataatataaatttaaattatatattataatatatacttgaattttaatatataaataaaataaaatatatatatataaattattcataatatatattataaatatataattaatttataatatataatatatatatatatatatatattattatataaatatataatataaaatttatatatatataatatatatataaatatatattataaaatatatatataaatatatatatataaatatattatatataaatatatatatataatatatatataaaaatatatatataaaaatatatatatatatatatatatatatatatatatattatatataaaatatatataatatatatatatataaataatattaatatatatatataaattatatatatatataaaatatatatatatatatatatatatatatatatatatagttaagctAAGTAACCCACAGAATAATATAAGGGAAAACCATATAGCCCAGGAGCTTtaaggtatttatttttttatcatgtcatATACTCATAGTAATGCTTGATACACCTATATAAAGTGGGATAATATTATGcttgaataaaatatatagtgatgTTGCTGATGTTTTTCTATTCACATTACCCATCAGTTTCATTTACTATACACATACAATTGTATTGGATaattcgtatatatatcataagcatACAAAATGTAGAATGAACATgatcagtaataatgacaaagaagaaataaaataggaaactccaaattgaataaaatttcaaacaaaacacatacctgGCATGCCTTATTCCAACTTATGGAGTATTTCAACCTTTCTCCTTATAAATGGTGAAACACACATACCTGAATCCTTAGGCAAGTTTGATGGGGGTTTATTTTCAGATGTTATATTCTCTGCAGCTTCAGCCGGGAGTGGTAAATTATCTGGATCTGAAAATAATTAtcacaggtatatatgtatattttccaaaGAGTATCTGTCATATGTACATCTTTTCctgcacacacaaaatttttggaACCttttaaacagaaagaaaatacataaaggtTACAATATATCTAAGAAATCCAAAGAAGTaatttaaagaataatgataaagtaaataaataaaatgaaaagcaatagaaaaacaaagataCAAGATGTTAGTATACTACTACATATGCAACATCTTACCAAGATTTTGGTCTGGGCAGGCATTTTCTCTTAATCCTGGGAAATGCGTCCCAGTCAGGTAGTTCTTTGGTGAAAAATGATTGCTGCACAGTCGAAATGACTTGTACAACTCTCGCGGGGTTTTGTCTTTGATAGCATCAAGCTGCAGTGCGTTTAGCCATCTTTGACATCTGAAAgcaaaaatatagttataattacaTTTTGCAAATGAAAGGAATATTTCGTATAATACCTCAAATAACTAACTCTGTAGAAGAAAGTTCCCCTTCTATTAGCTTTCCTATTCCTTGCTTACATATCTAATCAATTAATTAAATTCCTTCTGCCTGACAGCCTATGGATAAATGAAAATGAGCTAGATAAACATTGCAAGTAACAGTATATGTATCACTGCAAACATGATATTTGGACTAAACATATctacaatattataatagtatgacTTGGAAATATTTTGCTTTTGGAAGAGACAAATACTGATTACGATgactataacataaaaaaaacatgtgacCTGTTAATCTACATTAACTTTACTTCAAACAATAGACTTTGTGTGTTTAGGATCACTATATTAGTATATTCTTTTCCTAGTCCTCATACTCCCATCCTCGATAATTATCCGAGTGAAGGGGAGAACGATTTAGAATCAGAAAAGCCATTTTAGAAACCTCATATGTAATAAACCGAAAATAACCCTGGAAACCTTGCAAATAACCGAATAAATAcccaacatatatttaataattctgatgaatataagtaattctcataaacaaagaaaaaaaaattaaaactccgACTATCACTTATCTCAGTCATAGAAGCAGCCAGTAATTATAGAATCAGCCAGTATTTATAGAATCACTCTGTATTTATAGAATCACCCCGTATTTTTAAGTCCCTGCCCTGCTTCACCTCGTCTTGGTCCTCGGAAAGCGATGGAAAACGGCATCAGGATGCGTTTCTTTGCACGTCTTGCACAGAATGCAAGGGTTCGACATTTTGGGAGTACCTTTTGCATAACCAAccaccctcttctttctttcttattttataggTTTTTATTAACCAAAcatcctcatctttcttcttctatagGGTTTTCTTAACCAtacaccttcttcctctttctgctttCTTAGGGTTTCATTAACCAAACACCCTCTTTTTTCTTGATTACATAGGGATTTATTTTTAACCAAACACCCTAGCTCTAACTCAGCTGATCTGTGTAAACAAAATACAAAGCAAatgcaaaggggaaaataaaatcacCCGTCGACAGGGCCATCTATCAGTGGGAAGAGAAACTACATTAGATTTGAGAGATAATTATCACTctttggaagggagaggggggaagctaTTGTAGGGAGGGATTATTAACATAAGTGGAGACATGACTAAACGCATAAGGACATCTATCGGTAAGAAGAATAACTAGCTTGTACAGGGACATCTGTTGGTGGAAGGAATAACTGATATCAGTTGAGCCATCTATCAGTGGGAGGAATGATTTGCATATACAAGCACATGCATGTGGGAGGGATAACtgatatggtagaaaaaaaaaaaaatgcacgaactagatttattaataatgatatagcagtttcgatatccacctggattccatcttcagacctgcaCTGATCTATTTGGGCCATCTATCGGTGGGAAGAATAACTGATAACTATTGGGCCATCTATCGGCGGGAAGAATATCTATCATGTACAATGACATCTGTCGGTAGGAAGAATAACTAGCCTGTACAATGACATCTCTTGGTGGGAAGAATAACTGATATCTATAAGGTCACTATCGATGGCTAGAATAAATAACACTTATAGCAGCGTCAACATCTATGAGGGCATCAAGAGGAAAACCTTTAATCTGTAGATAACTGTCACTGATAAGAGTAAGTGATGAATAAAGACATCTATCAGTAGGAGGAAAGGTAATATCTATAGGGACATCTATTGGTGGAAAGAATAACTAGCACTTACATGAAATTCTATCAGTAGAAGAAAAACTATTACCTATGGCCACCCACTGGTGGGGAAAGTAACTAACAAATATCTTTAGGGTTATATGTTGGTGAGAGAAATCATCTATATGGAGGAGGAATAACTAATGGAAACTCAAGATATTCATACAATCGTCTATCGCTAAGGGGAATGGCTCATACTTATGAGGACATCTATCGGTGGGATAAGAAAGTCACGCCTAGGAGGGCATCTATCGGTGAAAGGAGTAACTAACATTTACTGGACATTTATCGGTATAAACAAAACTAACATATAGAGACATCTACCATCGGGAAAAAATATCTACAAGGACATCTATCGGTGGGAGGAATAACTATTTTCTATGGGGATACCCATCAGCGAAAGGAATAACTAGTATGTAGAGACATCTATTGGCGGGAAGAATTCTAATAGGGAAAATGTTAACATGCAGAGACATCTATAGTTAGAAAAACAATATGTACGGAGACATCAGCCGGTGCGAAGAatcttatacatttattattattattattttatcattattattattattattgtcgggCGTTCGTAAATCCATCGCGTCAAAGTTGTTGTACCCTTTGAACAAAACCAGGCGAGACTCTCGCACATGGAGCATATTTTAAGGGCAATTAAGATCTAGAATTATGGGGTAAAACTTAATTGTCCTAAAAACAACTACATTACATCTGTATACTTTTCTTAACTGACTTCCACAATTCCTACCATTATAAATAGTAAATGATTacataattctgataatgatagaataacaatgataatgctaatggcagtagtaatgacaatggcagtgatgataataaccatcataAGAATAGTACAATAATTACACCGACTATCCCTGCTATATTTCGTTAGCAGTTGTCGATAGGAATGTCTGAAAGGGTTTGCAGAGACAaaagttctagaaaaaaaatcatacttatacttacatatataagtataaaatatgttaacgataatattaatggtaatgactacaataataaaaattattattgctattttttgttgcaaatattatatataatatatatataataaattatatataatacataacaataataataataataataataataataataataataataataataataataatatattattattattattattgctattattattattgccgctattactattgtccttatcattattatcatatgtcattattatttatatggaaaacaaaagaaatgataacaTTTTAGCATCTGTGGAGCTTTATTCGAAAGATCACTTGCTGCCCATCACAATGTATGCAAATTCGAATATATTGATCTGGTTGTTTCTCTGAACTTcgacattgtttatttttttcctctatcaGCCTTTtgataaacctgaaaaaaaacacatgcagcATGTTTATTATTCTCGTAAATTCTTGTTtgctattaaaaataattataaacagtctCTTGCGAGTTTAATGATAAATGTAAGTCATGTGATTCTTCACATGACTTACATTCAAACGATTATTTATCACCCCTTTTATCAATACTGTCTATAATGTTCATTAAATAACGTTCATCTACTACGTTATACCTTTCTGGataatcttatataattttcAGATGagcactataacatatatatatatatatatatatatatatatatatatatatatacatatatttttttttctttctttctttttttttttttttttctttttttaatactcgTCAAAAGGCCAAATTAAGTGTTGCGAAATAAAATACAAGAAGTATCTGGCATTTTACCTGTTGACTGCAGGACATagccctctctcaattcattactgagaggttatatgtcagtgccacccttgcctgattggatgcccttcctaatcaaccgcggtttgtgccacggcggtgacttcctctacgacacctgcgtttgacttcaccgcggcggggaattgaactcgggaccacgagggtcggagcctgtgctctaaccactggaccatcgcggtagtcatatataatatatatatctatctatatatatatatatattatagatactatatatatacatatacacacatacatatatgtattaatatatattatatatatacatacttatgtatatatataagtaaataaatatatatctatatatattttttcatatgtttatatatatattcatatatatactataaaaatatgaatatatatttacaaacaaatatctatattatatatatatatatatatatatatatatatatatatatatatatatacacacacacactatatgttacatacacacataaatatacacatacatacatacatacatacacatatacacacacatatagcatatatatacatatatataaatatatatatatatatatatatatatatatatatatatatatatataatatacatatttatttagttatattcatatataaaaagaagtgttTTAACTGAAAGAAAACAAGGGTCTTGTGTTGCAtattgaaggaaaaggaaaagaaaaagagagaaaaaaaattggttgaGGGAAATGACTGGCTTACTTTCAAGCTGTCTTGAAGTGTTCCCATAATCTCTAAAAGCAGATAGAGCGCTCTTCGCTAATAAGCCCGctaatgaaggggaggggagcggaggggatgggagcggaggggagggggaggggaagggagagggaggggaggggagaggaggagaggggagggggtgtcgaGAGAACTATGCGCCGGCGGGTTATTCGAGAAAGATCTTCCGCCATTATCggtccctccctacccccttctcctttccccctcccccctcctcccccacggaTGAAGAGGTAATCCGGATGAGCGGCGAGTAATCCTTTGGCGAAAAACCGAGTGAGTGGGTAAGAAGAGCGGATGAAAGggtggataggg is from Penaeus monodon isolate SGIC_2016 chromosome 12, NSTDA_Pmon_1, whole genome shotgun sequence and encodes:
- the LOC119579602 gene encoding 52 kDa repressor of the inhibitor of the protein kinase-like, yielding MSNPCILCKTCKETHPDAVFHRFPRTKTRCQRWLNALQLDAIKDKTPRELYKSFRLCSNHFSPKNYLTGTHFPGLRENACPDQNLDPDNLPLPAEAAENITSENKPPSNLPKDSGVSSITMSI
- the LOC119579603 gene encoding 52 kDa repressor of the inhibitor of the protein kinase-like, which produces MSNPCILCKTCKETHPDAVFHRFPRTKTRCQRWLNALQLDAIKDKTPRELYKSFRLCSNHFSPKNYLTGTHFPGLRENACPDQNLDPDNLPLPAEAAENITSENKPPSNLPKDSGVSSITMSI